A part of Papilio machaon chromosome 21, ilPapMach1.1, whole genome shotgun sequence genomic DNA contains:
- the LOC106712986 gene encoding hsp70-binding protein 1: MEANNSGNQVAGALTYPDRNDDNVESVPIQPRQPSNLQGLLRFAMEATKSEDAPGTSEFSPMDDERRTFLEEALKSLTVDVPKVLMDAVKVLSDAEKMNSIQLGQELPDDVAAAFFNIQEFICDIDVANDFHKIGGFSIFPICLSSENATVRMEALTILAEMCQNNPYGQARALDAGLMYMLVQLANTEEGNFLVTCLYAISCMCRGYGPACDELFANGGGALLSDLVRNPNIRVRTKAAFLVSFLAINHPSAKEIFLENNVIGNIATSLDRGLDGSTSCTLHALHALLQGQELPPQVNDPKIKLKKVLEKLENTKEIKYAEYTDERKVLKNIMKILKNVPEVEDVNDEEADR, encoded by the exons ATGGAGGCGAATAATTCAGGGAACCAGGTGGCAGGAGCTCTGACGTATCCAGACAGGAATGATGACAATGTGGAGTCAGTTCCCATTCAGCCTCGGCAACCGAGTAACTTGCAG GGCTTGTTACGCTTTGCTATGGAGGCTACAAAAAGTGAAGACGCTCCAGGTACATCCGAATTCAGTCCAATGGATGATGag AGGAGGACATTTTTGGAGGAAGCTCTTAAAAGTCTGACAGTTGATGTACCTAAGGTGTTGATGGATGCTGTCAAAGTGCTGTCAGATGCGGAGAAGATGAACAGCATCCAGCTGGGTCAGGAACTACCAGATGATGTTGCGGCGGCTTTCTTTAACATTCAAGAGTTTATTTGTGACATTGATGTGGCTAATg ATTTCCACAAGATAGGAGGGTTCTCGATATTTCCTATCTGCCTGAGCAGTGAGAATGCGACGGTGCGCATGGAGGCACTTACCATCTTGGCGGAGATGTGCCAGAACAATCCGTACGGGCAGGCGCGCGCACTAGACGCAGGTCTGATGTACATGCTGGTGCAGCTGGCCAACACCGAGGAGGGCAACTTCCTTGTCACCTGTTTATATGCTATCTCTT GTATGTGTCGCGGCTACGGACCAGCTTGCGACGAACTGTTCGCTAACGGTGGGGGCGCGCTGCTTTCAGATTTAGTGCGCAACCCAAACATACGAGTGCGTACCAAAGCCGCCTTCCTCGTCTCCTTCCTCGCCATCAATCATCCCTCTGCTAAAG AGATCTTTTTGGAGAACAACGTAATTGGAAACATAGCGACATCGCTTGACAGGGGATTAGACGGCAGCACGTCCTGTACCCTGCACGCGCTACATGCACTACTGCAAGGCCAGGAACTCCCTCCCCAGGTGAACGACCCGAAAATCAAATTGAAGAAGGTTCTAGAAAAACTGGAAAACACCAAAGAGATTAAATACGCTGAGTACACAGATGAAAGGAaagttttaaagaatattatgAAGATTTTAAAGAACGTTCCAGAAGTTGAAGATGTGAACGATGAGGAGGCAGATAGATAA